A stretch of the Leopardus geoffroyi isolate Oge1 chromosome B2, O.geoffroyi_Oge1_pat1.0, whole genome shotgun sequence genome encodes the following:
- the POLH gene encoding DNA polymerase eta isoform X1 — protein sequence MATGQDRVVALVDMDCFFVQVEQRQNPHLKNKPCAVVQYKSWKGGGIISVSYEARAFGVARSMWADDAKKLCPDLLLAQVHESHGKANLTKYREASVEVMGVMSRFAGIERGSIDEAYVDLTSAVHERLQKLQGQPISADLLPTTYIEGLPQGPTTAEGTDQKEEMRKQGLFQWLDSLQTGNTTSPDLQLTVGAVIVEEMRAAIERETGFQCSAGISHNKVLAKLACGLNKPNRQTLVSHGSVPQLFSQMPIYKIRNLGGKLGASVIEILGVEYMGELTQFTESQLQSHFGEKNGSWLYAMCRGIEHDPVRPRKIPKTIGCSKNFPGKTALATREQVQWWLLQLAQELEERLTKDRNDNDRVATQLAVSIRVQGDRRLSSLRRCCALTHYDAHKMSRDAFAVIRNCNTSGIQTCWSPPLTMLFLCATKFSASAPSSCTDITTFLSSDPSSLPKVPATSSEAKTQECGLAGTATKKAATSLESFFQKAAEKQKVKEASVSSLTATTQAPTSNSPSKPSLPFQTSHATGTEAFFKQKSLLLKQKQLNNPSVVFPPQNPQSSPKKLTNSFPTEYPDCTPICQAVLKVGSSKTTPAGMDLAQNSPSSLASVTSKSAPEVAQKSTTTPSPVAAEDQVPCEKCGSLVPVWEMPEHTDYHFALELQKSFMQSHSSNSQVVPASSPQGKRNPKSPSASSNKRPRPEGMQTLESFFKPLTH from the exons ATGGCTACTGGACAGGACCGGGTAGTTGCTCTAGTGGACATGGACTGTTTTTTTGTTCAAGTGGAACAGCGGCAAAATCCTCATTTGAAGAATAAACCTTGTGCAGTTGTACAGTACAAATCATGGAAGGGTGGTGG AATAATTTCAGTGAGTTATGAAGCTCGTGCATTTGGGGTCGCTAGGAGCATGTGGGCAGATGATGCTAAGAAGTTATGTCCAGATCTTCTACTGGCACAAGTTCATGAGTCTCATGGGAAAGCTAACCTTACCAA GTACCGGGAAGCCAGTGTGGAAGTGATGGGGGTAATGTCTCGTTTTGCTGGGATTGAACGTGGCAGCATCGATGAGGCTTATGTAGACCTGACCAGTGCTGTACATGAGAGACTACAAAAGCTACAAGGTCAACCTATCTCGGCCGACTTGTTGCCAACCACCTACATTGAAGGGTTGCCCCAAGGCCCTACAACAGCAGAAGGGACTGATCAGAAAG AGGAGATGCGAAAACAAGGCTTATTTCAATGGCTTGATTCTCTTCAGACTGGTAACACCACCTCTCCGGACCTGCAGCTCACTGTTGGAGCAGTGATTGTGGAGGAAATGAGAGCAGCCATAGAGAGGGAGACGGGCTTTCAGTGTTCAGCTGGAATTTCACACAATAAG GTCCTGGCAAAACTGGCCTGTGGACTTAACAAGCCCAACCGCCAGACCCTGGTCTCACATGGGTCAGTCCCACAGCTCTTCAGTCAAATGCCTATCTACAAAAT CCGTAATCTTGGAGGAAAGCTAGGGGCCTCTGTCATTGAAATCCTGGGGGTGGAATACATGGGTGAACTGACCCAGTTCACTGAATCCCAGCTCCAGAGTCATTTTGGGGAGAAGAATGG aTCTTGGCTATATGCCATGTGTCGTGGGATTGAACATGATCCAGTTAGACCCAGAAAAATACCTAAAACCATTGGCTGCAGCAAGAACTTCCCAGGAAAGACAGCTCTGGCTACTCGGGAACAG GTACAGTGGTGGCTTTTGCAATTAGCCCAGGAACTAGAGGAGAGACTAACCAAGGACCGAAATGAT AATGACAGGGTGGCCACACAGTTGGCTGTGAGCATTCGTGTACAAGGAGACAGACGTCTCAGCAGCCTACGCCGCTGCTGTGCCCTTACCCACTACGATGCTCACAAGATGAGCCGTGACGCATTTGCTGTCATCAGGAACTGTAACACTTCAGGAATCCAAACTTGCTG GTCTCCTCCCCTCACAATGCTTTTCCTCTGTGCTACCaaattctctgcctctgccccttcatCTTGCACAGACATCACCACCTTCTTGAGCAGTGACCCAAGTTCTCTGCCAAAGGTGCCAGCTACCAGTTCAGAAGCTAAGACCCAGGAATGTGGCCTGGCAGGGACAGCCACTAAGAAAGCAGCCACTTCTCTGGAATCATTCTTCCAAAAAGCTGCAGAAAAGCAGAAAGTCAAAGAAGCTTCAGTGTCATCTCTTACTGCCACTACCCAGGCCCCCACGAGCAATTCACCATCCAAGCCCTCGTTACCTTTCCAAACCAGTCATGCTACAGGAACCGAGGCCTTCTTTAAGCAGAAGAGTCTACTTCTAAAGCAGAAACAGCTTAATAATCCTTCAGTTGTCTTCCCTCCACAAAATCCCCAGTCCAGCCCTAAAAAGTTAACAAACTCTTTTCCAACAGAATATCCAGATTGCACCCCCATCTGTCAAGCAGTATTGAAGGTGGGATCCTCTAAAACAACTCCTGCAGGGATGGATTTGGCCCAGAATAGCCCAAGCAGTCTTGCTTCTGTAACTTCCAAGTCTGCTCCGGAGGTGGCTCAGAAGTCAACTACTACCCCAAGTCCTGTGGCAGCTGAGGACCAAGTGCCCTGTGAGAAGTGTGGCTCTCTGGTGCCTGTATGGGAAATGCCAGAACATACGGACTATCATTTTGCATTGGAGTTACAGAAATCCTTTATGCAGTCCCACTCCTCAAACTCACAGGTGGTTCCTGCCAGTTCTCCTCAGGGCAAAAGAAATCCCAAGAGCCCTTCAGCCTCCAGTAATAAACGCCCTAGGCCTGAGGGCATGCAGACATTGGAATCATTTTTCAAGCCGTTAACACACTAG
- the POLH gene encoding DNA polymerase eta isoform X2: MKLVHLGSLGACGQMMLRSYVQIFYWHKFMSLMGKLTLPKEMRKQGLFQWLDSLQTGNTTSPDLQLTVGAVIVEEMRAAIERETGFQCSAGISHNKVLAKLACGLNKPNRQTLVSHGSVPQLFSQMPIYKIRNLGGKLGASVIEILGVEYMGELTQFTESQLQSHFGEKNGSWLYAMCRGIEHDPVRPRKIPKTIGCSKNFPGKTALATREQVQWWLLQLAQELEERLTKDRNDNDRVATQLAVSIRVQGDRRLSSLRRCCALTHYDAHKMSRDAFAVIRNCNTSGIQTCWSPPLTMLFLCATKFSASAPSSCTDITTFLSSDPSSLPKVPATSSEAKTQECGLAGTATKKAATSLESFFQKAAEKQKVKEASVSSLTATTQAPTSNSPSKPSLPFQTSHATGTEAFFKQKSLLLKQKQLNNPSVVFPPQNPQSSPKKLTNSFPTEYPDCTPICQAVLKVGSSKTTPAGMDLAQNSPSSLASVTSKSAPEVAQKSTTTPSPVAAEDQVPCEKCGSLVPVWEMPEHTDYHFALELQKSFMQSHSSNSQVVPASSPQGKRNPKSPSASSNKRPRPEGMQTLESFFKPLTH, encoded by the exons ATGAAGCTCGTGCATTTGGGGTCGCTAGGAGCATGTGGGCAGATGATGCTAAGAAGTTATGTCCAGATCTTCTACTGGCACAAGTTCATGAGTCTCATGGGAAAGCTAACCTTACCAA AGGAGATGCGAAAACAAGGCTTATTTCAATGGCTTGATTCTCTTCAGACTGGTAACACCACCTCTCCGGACCTGCAGCTCACTGTTGGAGCAGTGATTGTGGAGGAAATGAGAGCAGCCATAGAGAGGGAGACGGGCTTTCAGTGTTCAGCTGGAATTTCACACAATAAG GTCCTGGCAAAACTGGCCTGTGGACTTAACAAGCCCAACCGCCAGACCCTGGTCTCACATGGGTCAGTCCCACAGCTCTTCAGTCAAATGCCTATCTACAAAAT CCGTAATCTTGGAGGAAAGCTAGGGGCCTCTGTCATTGAAATCCTGGGGGTGGAATACATGGGTGAACTGACCCAGTTCACTGAATCCCAGCTCCAGAGTCATTTTGGGGAGAAGAATGG aTCTTGGCTATATGCCATGTGTCGTGGGATTGAACATGATCCAGTTAGACCCAGAAAAATACCTAAAACCATTGGCTGCAGCAAGAACTTCCCAGGAAAGACAGCTCTGGCTACTCGGGAACAG GTACAGTGGTGGCTTTTGCAATTAGCCCAGGAACTAGAGGAGAGACTAACCAAGGACCGAAATGAT AATGACAGGGTGGCCACACAGTTGGCTGTGAGCATTCGTGTACAAGGAGACAGACGTCTCAGCAGCCTACGCCGCTGCTGTGCCCTTACCCACTACGATGCTCACAAGATGAGCCGTGACGCATTTGCTGTCATCAGGAACTGTAACACTTCAGGAATCCAAACTTGCTG GTCTCCTCCCCTCACAATGCTTTTCCTCTGTGCTACCaaattctctgcctctgccccttcatCTTGCACAGACATCACCACCTTCTTGAGCAGTGACCCAAGTTCTCTGCCAAAGGTGCCAGCTACCAGTTCAGAAGCTAAGACCCAGGAATGTGGCCTGGCAGGGACAGCCACTAAGAAAGCAGCCACTTCTCTGGAATCATTCTTCCAAAAAGCTGCAGAAAAGCAGAAAGTCAAAGAAGCTTCAGTGTCATCTCTTACTGCCACTACCCAGGCCCCCACGAGCAATTCACCATCCAAGCCCTCGTTACCTTTCCAAACCAGTCATGCTACAGGAACCGAGGCCTTCTTTAAGCAGAAGAGTCTACTTCTAAAGCAGAAACAGCTTAATAATCCTTCAGTTGTCTTCCCTCCACAAAATCCCCAGTCCAGCCCTAAAAAGTTAACAAACTCTTTTCCAACAGAATATCCAGATTGCACCCCCATCTGTCAAGCAGTATTGAAGGTGGGATCCTCTAAAACAACTCCTGCAGGGATGGATTTGGCCCAGAATAGCCCAAGCAGTCTTGCTTCTGTAACTTCCAAGTCTGCTCCGGAGGTGGCTCAGAAGTCAACTACTACCCCAAGTCCTGTGGCAGCTGAGGACCAAGTGCCCTGTGAGAAGTGTGGCTCTCTGGTGCCTGTATGGGAAATGCCAGAACATACGGACTATCATTTTGCATTGGAGTTACAGAAATCCTTTATGCAGTCCCACTCCTCAAACTCACAGGTGGTTCCTGCCAGTTCTCCTCAGGGCAAAAGAAATCCCAAGAGCCCTTCAGCCTCCAGTAATAAACGCCCTAGGCCTGAGGGCATGCAGACATTGGAATCATTTTTCAAGCCGTTAACACACTAG